A genomic segment from Nicotiana tabacum cultivar K326 chromosome 7, ASM71507v2, whole genome shotgun sequence encodes:
- the LOC142162129 gene encoding uncharacterized protein LOC142162129, protein MKLVLKAKRKLGFITRDCKKESFEDALHEKWETCNAIVHSWIMNSVSKDLLKEFWAEYDVLVPSQNCGCAREKEHTVRMHQQRLMQFLNGLNGTYDQARRQILMKTNEPTLNQAYALISQDESQQPMGNLSVTEKLDPLSMQAGRGQHYRGRKQFLQCQHCKMNGHTKENCFKIIGYLDDFKVKRGYQPRGGLMTFNNVEGPLTTRNLQSKGGDYFFTESQYQQMLSFLNKEGPSDTTVQTQANMAGTICLFSSDMHPNDWIVDSRATHYIASTLNLLHNIQSIDKHKRESVSLPNGTSTDILILDLYNDKVRGIDKESEALYLLKGEGVKQIVVAVRNEGRAGDSRWLWNMRLRHASTPVLQHIPILKNKVDLSLHNKCSVCPMAKQSRLSFTNSE, encoded by the exons ATGAAGTTGGTTCTAAAGGCTAAGCGAAAATTAGGGTTCATCACAAGGGACTGCAAAAAGGAGTCGTTTGAGGATGCTCTCCATGAGAAATGGGAGACCTGCAACGCAATAGTGCATTCCTGGATTATGAACTCAGTTTCAAAGGATCTC CTGAAAGAGTTTTGGGCAGAGTATGATGTGTTGGTACCTTCACAAAATTGTGGTTGTGCAAGGGAAAAGGAACACACTGTTCGTATGCATCAACAACGATTAATGCAGTTCCTAAATGGGCTAAATGGCACATATGATCAAGCACGCAGGCAGATTCTAATGAAGACTAATGAACCAACTCTTAATCAGGCATATGCATTGATTTCTCAGGATGAGAGTCAACAACCTATGGGAAATCTATCAGTGACAGAAAAACTGGATCCTTTGTCTATGCAAGCAGGTAGAGGACAACACTATCGTGGAAGAAAGCAGTTCTTACAATGCCAGCATTGCAAGATGAATGGACACACTAAAGAAAATTGCTTCAAAATTATTGGATATCTAGATGATTTCAAGGTAAAGAGGGGATATCAACCAAGAGGAGGACTTATGACATTCAATAATGTAGAAGGGCCACTCACAACTAGGAATTTGCAAAGCAAGGGTGGTGATTACTTCTTCACTGAATCCCAATACCAGCAGATGCTGAGCTTTCTTAACAAGGAAGGACCCAGTGATACCACAGTGCAGACACAAGCTAATATGGCAGGTACAATTTGCTTATTTTCTTCAGATATGCATCCAAATGATTGGATTGTTGATTCAAGAGCTACACATTACATAGCTTCTACCCTGAATCTCTTACATAACATTCAAAGTATTGACAAACATAAAAGGGAATCAGTAAGCCTGCCTAATGGAACTAGTACAGATATACTCATATTG GACCTCTACAATGACAAGGTGAGAGGGATTGATAAGGAAAGTGAAGCGTTGTACTTGCTAAAAGGAGAAGGAGTAAAACAAATAGTAGTAGCAGTTAGAAATGAAGGTAGAGCAGGAGATTCAAGATGGTTATGGAACATGAGGTTGAGACATGCTTCAACACCAGTCTTGCAGCACATTCCAATTTTGAAGAATAAAGTAGACCTTAGCTTACATAATAAATGTTCTGTATGCCCTATGGCAAAGCAATCTAGACTTTCATTTACTAATAGTGAATAG